In one window of Pagrus major chromosome 12, Pma_NU_1.0 DNA:
- the LOC141006080 gene encoding spindlin-1-like: MKSTPGHRDTADAGNAGVSTNMMKKKNTHKKHKSSLGPTTKVLSQPRRDIVGCRIQHVWKEGGGHVVWKGTVLDQVPVNPSLYLIKYDGFDCVYGLELHKDERVQGLEVLPDRLAKSRLTDVNLADTMIGKAVEHMFETEEGPKEEWRGMVLARAPIMTTWFYITYEKDPVLYMYQLLDDYKEGDLRIMPDSNDSVPAEREPGEVVDSLVGKQVEYAKEDGGKRTGMVIHQVEAKPSVYFIKFDDDFLIYVYDLVKTS; encoded by the exons ATGAAGAGCACTCcgggacacagagacacagctgatgCAG ggAATGCAGGTGTTTCTACAAAtatgatgaagaaaaagaataCCCATAA AAAACATAAGAGCAGCCTGGGTCCAACCACCAAAGTTCTGTCACAGCCACGACGCGACATTGTTGGCTGCAGGATCCAACATGtctggaaggaaggaggaggacatGTTGTATGGAAAGGAACAGTGCTCGACCAG GTGCCAGTGAACCCGTCTCTCTATCTGATAAAGTACGATGGTTTCGactgtgtttatggtctggaACTTCATAAAGATGAGAGGGTTCAAGGGCTGGAAGTGCTCCCTGACAGACTGG CTAAATCCCGTCTAACAGATGTCAACCTAGCAGACACTATGATAGGTAAAGCAGTGGAGCACATGTTTGAGACGGAGGAGGGTCCGAAGGAGGAGTGGAGGGGGATGGTGCTGGCCCGGGCTCCTATCATGACCACCTGGTTCTACATAACCTACGAGAAAGACCCTGTCCTCTACATGTACCAGCTGTTGGACGACTACAAAGAGGGAGACCTCCGCATTATGCCCGACTCCA ATGACAGCGTCCCAGCAGAGAGGGAACCTGGCGAGGTGGTGGACAGCCTGGTGGGTAAACAGGTCGAGTACGCCAAAGAGGATGGCGGCAAACGAACAGGAATGGTCATCCATCAGGTGGAGGCCAAGCCCTCTGTCTACTTCATCAAATTTGACGACGACTTCCTCATTTACGTCTATGACCTGGTCAAAACTTCATAA